DNA sequence from the Sulfurimonas sp. HSL3-7 genome:
CCGACGACCATGATCTTTTCGCCTTCGGAACAGCTGTCGAGCGTATAGGCAACCTGTTTTTTAATCGCGGTCGGGATCTTGTAGTCAGGCTTGTTCGGTTTGCCCATGCGTCCGATCGTCACAACAACATGTTTCGCCTTTACCGATCCGCCTGCGATCATCACCTCGAAATCATCCCCTGTCTTAACGATCTTCTGCACTTCGGTATGGGTCCTTAACTCGACAGAATGTTTTTCCAGGATCTCATCAAAAAAGTCCAAAGTGCTCTCTTTGGTTCCGTCCAGAAAACGGATGTTGCCGTCAAGTTCGACCGTCTGTCCCTTCCAGTCCTTGTCGACACGTTTTTTGTCTTTGTAAAATTTACGGATGGTCGCATTATGGTTTTCATCCTTTTCGATCAGGATGATATCGCGCATTCCAAGCAGGTAACACTCCACCGCGGCAGCGATTCCCGCCGGCCCGGCGCCGATAATAGCAAGTTGATACATTTTTTCTGACATAGAATCTCCAATCGTGAGTATGTTGTATTTTAGCAGGATTTTATCAATGACGGATGAGCGATTGTTTTGAGAGCGTGTAACGGTGGTTTAAAGAAGAGGAGATAGGGA
Encoded proteins:
- a CDS encoding NAD(P)-binding domain-containing protein, with translation MSEKMYQLAIIGAGPAGIAAAVECYLLGMRDIILIEKDENHNATIRKFYKDKKRVDKDWKGQTVELDGNIRFLDGTKESTLDFFDEILEKHSVELRTHTEVQKIVKTGDDFEVMIAGGSVKAKHVVVTIGRMGKPNKPDYKIPTAIKKQVAYTLDSCSEGEKIMVVGGGDSAVEYAVDLCEKNDVTICYRRENFRRANPTNQKDIAEATENGSVRAIMGANILGLEAEDGKVKVLLDEGDDECYDRVIYAIGGTTPSAFLTSSGIEIEDGKPVHDENYETNIKELYVAGDITQESGGSIALGLNHGFAIANHILKEKK